One part of the Sciurus carolinensis chromosome 4, mSciCar1.2, whole genome shotgun sequence genome encodes these proteins:
- the Eif3l gene encoding eukaryotic translation initiation factor 3 subunit L: MSYPTDDYESEAAYDPYAYPGDYDMHTGDPKQDLAYERQYEQQTYQVIPEVIKNFIQYFHKTVSDLIDQKVYELQASRVSSDVIDQKVYEIQDIYENSWTKLTERFFKNTPWPEAEAIAPQVGNDAVFLILYKELYYRHIYAKVSGGPSLEQRFESYYNYCNLFNYILNADGPAPLELPNQWLWDIIDEFIYQFQSFSQYRCKTAKKSEEEIDFLRSNPKIWNVHSVLNVLHSLVDKSNINRQLEVYTSGGDPESVAGEYGRHSLYKMLGYFSLVGLLRLHSLLGDYYQAIKVLENIELNKKSMYSRVPECQVTTYYYVGFAYLMMRRYQDAIRVFANILLYIQRTKSMFQRTTYKYEMINKQNEQMHALLAIALTMYPMRIDESIHLQLREKYGDKMLRMQKGDPQVYEELFSYSCPKFLSPVVPNYDNVHPSYHKEPFLQQLKVFSDEVQQQAQLSTIRSFLKLYTTMPVAKLAGFLDLTEQEFRIQLLVFKHKMKNLVWTSGISALDGEFQSASEVDFYIDKDMIHIADTKVARRYGDFFIRQIHKFEELNRTLKKMGQRP; the protein is encoded by the exons ATGTCCTACCCAACCGATGACTATGAGTCTGAG GCTGCTTATGATCCCTATGCTTACCCCGGAGACTATGATATGCACACAG GGGATCCAAAGCAGGACCTTGCTTACGAACGTCAGTATGAACAGCAGACCTATCAGGTGATCCCTGAAGTGATCAAAAACTTCATCCAGTATTTCCACAAAACTGTCTCGGATTTGATTGACCAGAAGGTGTACGAGCTTCAGGCCAGTCGTGTTTCCAGCGATGTCATTGACCAGAAGGTGTATGAGATCCAGGACATCTATGAGAACAG CTGGACCAAGCTGACTGAAAGATTCTTCAAGAATACACCTTGGCCTGAGGCTGAAGCTATTGCTCCACAGGTTGGCAACG ATGCTGTTTTCCTGATTTTGTACAAAGAATTATACTACCGGCATATATATGCCAAAGTCAGT GGGGGACCCTCCTTAGAGCAGAGGTTTGAATCCTATTACAACTACTGCAATCTCTTCAACTACATTCTTA ATGCTGATGGGCCTGCCCCCCTTGAACTACCCAACCAGTGGCTCTGGGATATCATCGACGAGTTCATCTACCAG TTTCAGTCATTCAGTCAGTACCGCTGCAAGACTGCCAAGAAGTCAGAGGAGGAGATCGACTTCCTTCGTTCCAATCCCAAAATCTGGAATGTTCACAGTGTCCTCAATGTCCTTCATTCCCTGGTGGACAAATCCAACATCAACCGGCAGCTGGAGGTGTACACAAGCGGAG GTGACCCCGAGAGCGTGGCTGGCGAGTATGGACGGCACTCCCTGTATAAGATGCTTGGCTACTTCAGCCTGGTGGGCCTTCTGCGTCTGCACTCCCTGTTGGGGGATTACTATCAGGCCATCAAGGTGCTGGAGAATATTGAGCTGAACAAGAAG AGCATGTATTCCCGGGTGCCAGAGTGCCAGGTCACCACATACTATTACGTTGGTTTTGCATATTTGATGATGCGCCGCTACCAGGATGCCATCCGGGTCTTTGCCAATATCCTCCTCTACATCCAGAGGACCAAGAGCATGTTCCAGAGGACCACGTACAAGTACGAGATG attAACAAGCAGAATGAGCAGATGCACGCGTTGCTGGCCATCGCACTCACCATGTACCCCATGCGGATCGACGAGAGCATCCACCTGCAGCTGCGGGAGAAGTACGGGGACAAGATGCTGCGTATGCAGAAAGGTGACCCGCAGGTCTACGAGGAGCTTTTCAGCTACTCCTGCCCCAAGTTCCTGTCTCCTGTCGTGCCCAACTATGACAACGTGCACCCCAGTTACCACAAAGAGCCCTTCCTGCAGCAGCTGAAGGTGTTTTCCGACGAGGTCCAGCAGCAGGCCCAGCTCTCCACCATTCGCAGCTTCCTCAAGCTCTACACCACCATGCCCGTGGCCAAGCTGGCCGGCTTCCTGGACCTCACCGAGCAGGAGTTCCGCATCCAGCTTCTTGTCTTCAAACACAAGATGAAGAACCTCGTGTGGACCAGCGGCATCTCCGCCCTCGATGGCGAATTCCAGTCGGCCTCCGAGGTCGACTTCTACATCGATAAG